The genomic DNA TTGGTGACGTCGTCGACGCTGATTTCGTTGAACGCTTCACCGGAGGGTTCGACGCCGATCCTGGCGTCGACAGCATCCTGGCCGATCTGGTCCAGGGCCAGGGCATAGGTGAACGGCTTCGAAATCGATTGAATGGTGAATTCGATTGCAGCATCGCCAGATTCGTAGATATAGCCGTCCGAGGAAGACAAGCTGAGTCCGAAACCCTCGGGGTCGACGTTGGCGAGCTCGGGGATGTAATTTGCCAGGGCGCCGTCGCGCGCGTCGAGCTGCTCGGCACGAATCCGGTCCAGGTAGTGCTGCACCAGCTCGGCCACAGGTCGGAGTCTAGCCGCGAGCCGCCTATCACGACCATGTCGTTTTTCCGCTAGTGAAGCGCTGGATGCCGTGTCATCGTGGAACGCATGCACGAAGATTTCGACCGCTGTTACCGGGCCGTCCAGTCCAAGGACGCACGGTTCGACGGCTGGTTCGTCACCGCCGTGCTCACCACAGGCATCTACTGCCGCCCCAGCTGCCCCGTGCGCCCACCTTTTGCCCGGAACATGCGGTTCTATCCGACCGCCGCGGCCGCCCAGGCAGCCGGCTTCCGCGCCTGCAAACGCTGCCGTCCTGACGCCTCACCAGGCTCCCCCGAATGGAACGTGCGCGGCGACATCGTGGCGCGGTGCATGCGGCTCATCGCCGACGGCATCGTGGATCGCGAAGGAGTGACGGGACTGGCGGCTCGGGTGGGTTACACGAGCCGGCAGTTACAACGCATCATGCAGACCGAGCTGGGCGCCAATCCCCTGGCACTGGCCCGGGCCCAGCGCACCCAGACCGCTCGTGTTCTGATCGAAACCACCGAATTGCCGTTCGCGGACGTGGCGTTTGCCGCCGGCTTCGCCAGCATCCGACAGTTCAACGACACCGTCCGCACGGTGTGCGACCTGACGCCCACCCAGCTCCGGCTACGCGCCCGGAACCGATTCGCCACCGAGGTTTCGGCCGCTCCCGGCGTGCTGTCGCTACGGCTGCCGGTACGGACCCCGTTCTCCTACGAAGGGCTGTTCGGCCATCTGGCCGCCAGTGCAGTAACAGGATTGGAAGAGGTGCGCGACGGACAATTCCGGCGCACCCTGAGGCTGCCGCACGGCCATGGCGTGGTCGGCCTGACACCGCAGCCCGACCATGTCCGCTGCCAGTTGGTGCTCGACGACTTCCGTGACCTCTCTGCCGCCATCGCACGGTGCCGACGGCTATTGGACCTCGACGCCGACCCTGAGGCGGTCGTGGACGCGCTCCAGGCCGATCCCGGGCTCGCCGCGGTGGTGGCCAAGGCGCCGGGGCAGCGCATCCCCCGCACCGTGGACGAAGCCGAACTCGCGCTCCGGGTGGTGATCGGCCAACAGGTGTCGATCAAAGCGGCAGGCACACACGTGGGTCGCCTCGTCGCCCAGTACGGAACGCCGATCTCCGACGAATCGGGCGGACTGACGCACGTCTTTCCCGACGTCTTCGATCTGACCGGCCTGGACCCCGGCCACCTCGCGATGCCGACATCCAGGAAGCGGACCGTCACCGCTCTGGCAGCCGCCATCGCCGATGGGGATCTGATCCTCGATCCAGGATCCGACTGGGAGCGGGCCCGCGCACAGCTTCTTGCGCTTCCCGGAATAGGGCCATGGACCACGGAGGTGATCGCCATGCGCGGCCTCGGTGATCCAGATGCTTTCCCCGCCACCGATCTCGGTGTGCGCGCCGCGGCCGATCACTTGGGCTTGCCTACCAATGGACTGGTGGAGCACAGCATCCGATGGCGTCCATGGCGTGCCTACGCGACACAACACCTGTGGACCACACTGGACCACGCGGTGAACGAATGGCCCCCGCACGATCACGAGGAGAAGTCATGACGACACTGCATTACCGCACCATGGACAGCCCGGTCGGGCTCCTCACACTGGCCGGCCGGGATGGAAAGCTCATGCACCTCCGGATGGTCGATCAGACGTATGAACCGAGCCGCGAAGGATGGCAGAGCGACGAGACCGCCTTTGTCGAAGCGGTAGACCAACTGACCGACTATTTCGCGGGTGACCGGACCGAATTCGACCTCGAACTCGACATGGTGGGGACGCAGTTTCAGCGTCGCGTGTGGGAGGCCCTGCAGGCCATTCCTTACGGCCAGACCTGCTCATACGGCGAGATCGCCCGTCAGATCGGCTCACCTGCCGCCTCCCGCGCGGTCGGCCTGGCCAACGGGCACAATCCGATCGGCATCATCGTGCCGTGCCATCGGGTGATCGGCGCGAATGGCAGCCTCACCGGGTACGGCGGCGGCTTGGACCGTAAACGCGCTTTGTTGGACTTGGAGAAGAGCCGCACAATGCCGGCTCTTTTCAATTGAATTAGGCAGGTTGTCAATTCCCAATAGGAATTGACAACCTGCCTACATACAAAAATGCCCGAGCCCTCCAATCGAAATTGGAGGGCTCGGGANNNNNNNNNNNNNNNNNNNNNNNNNNNNNNNNNNNNNNNNNNNNNNNNNNNNNNNNNNNNNNNNNNNNNNNNNNNNNNNNNNNNNNNNNNNNNNNNNNNNCAACAAACAAAAACCACCAAACACACTATTGAGTTCTCAAACAACAGACTTTTTATTCTTTGTCACCCTGTTTTGGGGCAACCCCACCAGCTTAATCGGAATCTTGCCAGCGAGTCAAGTTGCTCATTTTGGCTTATTTCATCCGGTCTGAGGCAACCTTGCCAGCTTAGTAAGATCTCCGCTGGCTTGTCAAGTCGCTCCGGTCCGGGGTGTTTCACCCGCTCCGCGGCGACTTCAAAAGATTAGCCCGAGCCAGGGTCCAAGGTCAAATCGGCTGGTCAGCGCGATTTCGAGGTGGACGGACCAGCTCGAACGTGCTGGCTACGACCCTACTCTTTCGATCTCCGCTCCGAGGCTCAACAGGTTTTCCACGAACAACGGGTAACCGCGATCGATGTGGAACACGTCGTGCACCTCGGTCTCGCCATCCGCGACCAAGCCGGCGAGGACCAGGCCGGCACCGGCGCGGATATCCGACGACCACACCGGCGCGCTCGAAAGCTGCGGAATCCCCCGCACCACCGCGTGGTGTCCGTCGGTCCGAGCGTCCGCTCCCAGCCGGATCATCTCCTCGACAAACCGGAACCTGGCTTCGAACACGTTCTCGGTGATCATTGACGTCCCGTCGGCTACCGCCGCCAGCCCGATCGCCATCGGTTGCAGGTCGGTCGGGAAACCGGGGAACGGCAGCGTCGCCACGTTCACCGCCTTGGGACGCTCGTACTGAACCACCCGAAATCCGTCATCGTTCTGGGTCACGGTCGCGCCGGCGTCGTGCAACTTGTGCAGTACCAGCTGCAGGTGTTGCGGGTCCACGCCCGTCACCGAGATGTCTCCGCGCGTCATCGCCGCGGCTATCCCCCACGTGGCTGCCACGATCCGGTCACCGATCACCCGGTGTTGTGTGGGATAGAGCCGGTCGACACCGGTGATCGTCAGCGTCGACGTCCCCGCACCGCTGACCTTGGCGCCCATCTGGTTGAGCATCGCGCAGATGTCGACGATGTCGGGTTCGCGCGCAGCGTTGTGGATCGTGGTGACACCTTCGGCGAGCACCGCCGCCATCAGGATGTTCTCCGTCGCCCCCACTGACGGGAACTCCAGCTGGATCTCGGCACCCCGCAGACGATCGGCCTCGGCCACCACACAGCCGTGCTCGATATTGCAGGTCGCCCCCAACTGCCGTAGCCCGGCCTGGTGCATGTCGAGCGGCCGCGACCCGATCGCGTCACCGCCGGGAAGCGCAACCTTGGCCTTCTTGCAGCGTCCGACGAGAGGTCCCAGCACGCATACCGAGGCGCGGAACTGGCGGACCGCCGCGAAATCGGCGTCGTACTTGGGTTCGTCGGGCGACGTGATCCGCACAGTGTCACCGTCCAACTCGACAGTGGCGCCCAACCCCCGCAGCACCTCGGCCATCAGCGGCACGTCGAGGATGTCGGGGCAATTGGTGATCGTGCTCGTGCCCTCGGCCAGCAACGAGGCGGCCATCAGTTTCAGCACACTGTTCTTCGCGCCACCGACAGCAACTTCGCCTGATAACCGGTTTCCGCCGGTCACCAAGAATCGCTCGCTCACGCCGGTTAGTGTAGACAGCCTGCCGTCGAGTTTCCGCCTGCTCGGACAGATCCGTCGAGCCCGGCGGGCTTGTCCTCAAGCCCGGTACGGTTCAGCTATGGCGGTTCATCTCACCCGTATCTATACCCGCACCGGCGACGACGGCACGACCGGGCTGAGTGACTTCAGCAGGGTTTCCAAGAATGATTCGAGGTTGGCGGCCTACGCCGACTGTGACGAAGCCAACGCGGCCATCGGCGTCGCCGTAGCCCTGGGCGGACCCGATCAGCAAATCCTGGCGACACTACGCCAGATTCAGAACGACCTGTTCGACGCGGGAGCGGATCTGTCCACTCCTCTGGTCGAGAACCCCGAGCACCCGCCATTGCGGATCTCCCAGGCCTATATCGACCGCCTGGAGAAGTGGTGCGACGAGTTCAATGAGTCGCTGCCCGCACTGAACTCGTTCATCCTTCCCGGGGGAACTCCGCTGTCGGCACTCCTGCATGTCGCCCGGACTGTGGCTCGCCGCGCCGAGCGGTCGGCCTGGATTGCCGTGGACGAGCACGGGGACTCGGTCAGCGTTCTGCCGGCGAAGTACCTCAACCGGCTGTCGGATCTGTTGTTCATCCTGTCGCGGGTCGCGAACCCGGAGGGAGATGTCCTCTGGAAGCCTGGCCAGGCTCAGTAATTCCGGCGCCGAGCTCGCGGCGAGGGCCGCGACTCGTGCCATGACGTGAACGCCGTCAGCGCTCCCCGGTCCAAGGCGATCTCATAGCCTTGCCGGCGTTCGGGGCTGATGTCGCGCAGTTCGAGAATCACGATCTGATCGGTCATGATGTCGAACTCGTCGCCACGCGGAGGGCGGCGCGACACCACTTCCAGCCCCCGCCGGCTCAATCGCCGATCAGGCCACCACCGCATGCTGGACAGCCGGTAGAACCCGGCCTCCCCACCGCGGTAGCGCATCACTCCATGGCGCCAGCCGTGGCCGCCGTCGGCGGGATAATCGCGCAGGATGGCCGCTGTTCCGCCGACCTGTCGCAACTTCCACAATCGGTAGCTCAGGGCACCGACCGCCAGCAGCAGAACGCAGACGAGCGCGACCATGCCGATCATGGGCGCGCTCATCCGTCGTCTCTGTCGTCAGTCGATCTGGCCGACGGCGCGCAGCCGCGCCCGACCCCATGCCGCTGTCCGCTCGTCGTCGGACTCAGCATCCCGCTTGGCGGAGTCAGCGTCGATCTCGGATTCGAACTGAGCGTTCTCCACCAGGATCCGGACCGTCTCCTCGGTCACCGACAGGAAGCCGCCGTCGACGGCGATCCGTAGATCGTCCTCGCCTTCACGCTCGACCCGCACCATGGCGTCATCGACGAGCTCCGCGACCAACGGAATGTGCCGCGGCAGGATGCCGATCTCACCAGCGGTGGTCCGGGTGAAGACGAACGTAGCGGTGCCGGACCAGAGCTCACGCTCGACGGCAACGATCTCGACGTTCAAATCAGCCATGTCACACCACCTCTCGAATAGGAACGCTCAGCTCAACCCATTGGTTCTTCGCGCAAGCGCTCATCACAGCTTGGCGCCGAGGCTTTCGGCCTTCTTCGCCAGATCGTCCAGACCGCCGATGAGGAAGAACGCCTGCTCGGGCAGGTGATCGAACTCGCCCTTGGCCAGCTTGTCGAAGGCCTCGATGGTCTCCTTGAGCGGCACGGTCGAACCCGGCTGGCCGGTGAACTGCTCGGCCGCCATCATGTTCTGGCTCAGGAAGCGCTCGATCTTACGGGCGCGGTACACCAGCACCTTGTCCTCTTCCGACAGCTCGTCGATACCGAGGATGGCGATGATGTCCTGAAGGTCCTTGTAGCGCTGCAGGATGCGGATGACTTCCTGGGCGACGCGGTAGTGCTCGTCGCCGACGACGCTGGGGTGCAGGATCGTCGAGGACGAAGCCAGCGGGTCCACAGCGGGGAAGATGCCCTTGGAGAACACCGCACGCGAGAGCTCGGTGGTGGCGTCCAGGTGGGCGAAGGTGGTGGCCGGTGCCGGGTCGGTGTAGTCGTCGGCGGGCACGTATACGGCCTGCATCGAGGTGATCGAGCGACCACGCGTCGAGGTGATGCGCTCCTGCAGCTCACCCATCTCGTCGGCCAGCGTCGGCTGGTAACCCACGGCCGAAGGCATACGACCCAACAGGGTCGAAACCTCGGAACCGGCCTGGGTGAACCGGAAGATGTTGTCGATGAAGAGCAGCACGTCCTGGTTCTGCTCGTCGCGGAAGTACTCGGCCATGGTCAGGGCCGACAGGGCGACGCGCATACGGGTGCCTGGCGGCTCGTCCATCTGGCCGAACACCAAGGCGGTGTCCTTGAGGACGTTGGCGTCGGCGAGCTCGACCCACAGGTCGTTGCCCTCACGGGTGCGCTCACCCACGCCGGCGAACACCGAGGTGCCACCGAAGTTGCGGGCGATGCGGTTGATCATCTCCTGGATCAGAACGGTCTTGCCGACACCGGCACCACCGAACAGGGCGATCTTGCCACCACGCACGTACGGCGTGAGCAGGTCGACGACCTTCAGTCCGGTCTCCAGCATCTCGGTGCGGGGCTCCAGGTCGGCGAATGCCGGCGGCTTGCGGTGGATCGACCAGTGATCGAAGTCCTTGCCGTAGCCGGGCTCGTCGAGGCAATCGCCGAGGGCGTTGAACACGTGGCCCTTGACGCCATCGCCGACCGGCACCGAGATCGAGGCGCCGGTGTCGCGGACGTCGGTGCCACGCACCAGGCCATCGGTGGGCTGCATGGAGATGCAGCGCACCAAGCTGTCGCCGAGGTGCTGGGCAACCTCGAGCGTCAGGGTCTTGGCGAGCGC from Mycobacterium sp. DL440 includes the following:
- a CDS encoding methylated-DNA--[protein]-cysteine S-methyltransferase — translated: MTTLHYRTMDSPVGLLTLAGRDGKLMHLRMVDQTYEPSREGWQSDETAFVEAVDQLTDYFAGDRTEFDLELDMVGTQFQRRVWEALQAIPYGQTCSYGEIARQIGSPAASRAVGLANGHNPIGIIVPCHRVIGANGSLTGYGGGLDRKRALLDLEKSRTMPALFN
- the murA gene encoding UDP-N-acetylglucosamine 1-carboxyvinyltransferase; the encoded protein is MSERFLVTGGNRLSGEVAVGGAKNSVLKLMAASLLAEGTSTITNCPDILDVPLMAEVLRGLGATVELDGDTVRITSPDEPKYDADFAAVRQFRASVCVLGPLVGRCKKAKVALPGGDAIGSRPLDMHQAGLRQLGATCNIEHGCVVAEADRLRGAEIQLEFPSVGATENILMAAVLAEGVTTIHNAAREPDIVDICAMLNQMGAKVSGAGTSTLTITGVDRLYPTQHRVIGDRIVAATWGIAAAMTRGDISVTGVDPQHLQLVLHKLHDAGATVTQNDDGFRVVQYERPKAVNVATLPFPGFPTDLQPMAIGLAAVADGTSMITENVFEARFRFVEEMIRLGADARTDGHHAVVRGIPQLSSAPVWSSDIRAGAGLVLAGLVADGETEVHDVFHIDRGYPLFVENLLSLGAEIERVGS
- the atpD gene encoding F0F1 ATP synthase subunit beta, producing MTATAEKTAGRVVRITGPVVDIEFPRGAVPELFNALHADITYGALAKTLTLEVAQHLGDSLVRCISMQPTDGLVRGTDVRDTGASISVPVGDGVKGHVFNALGDCLDEPGYGKDFDHWSIHRKPPAFADLEPRTEMLETGLKVVDLLTPYVRGGKIALFGGAGVGKTVLIQEMINRIARNFGGTSVFAGVGERTREGNDLWVELADANVLKDTALVFGQMDEPPGTRMRVALSALTMAEYFRDEQNQDVLLFIDNIFRFTQAGSEVSTLLGRMPSAVGYQPTLADEMGELQERITSTRGRSITSMQAVYVPADDYTDPAPATTFAHLDATTELSRAVFSKGIFPAVDPLASSSTILHPSVVGDEHYRVAQEVIRILQRYKDLQDIIAILGIDELSEEDKVLVYRARKIERFLSQNMMAAEQFTGQPGSTVPLKETIEAFDKLAKGEFDHLPEQAFFLIGGLDDLAKKAESLGAKL
- a CDS encoding cob(I)yrinic acid a,c-diamide adenosyltransferase is translated as MAVHLTRIYTRTGDDGTTGLSDFSRVSKNDSRLAAYADCDEANAAIGVAVALGGPDQQILATLRQIQNDLFDAGADLSTPLVENPEHPPLRISQAYIDRLEKWCDEFNESLPALNSFILPGGTPLSALLHVARTVARRAERSAWIAVDEHGDSVSVLPAKYLNRLSDLLFILSRVANPEGDVLWKPGQAQ
- a CDS encoding F0F1 ATP synthase subunit epsilon, which encodes MADLNVEIVAVERELWSGTATFVFTRTTAGEIGILPRHIPLVAELVDDAMVRVEREGEDDLRIAVDGGFLSVTEETVRILVENAQFESEIDADSAKRDAESDDERTAAWGRARLRAVGQID
- a CDS encoding DUF2550 domain-containing protein produces the protein MSAPMIGMVALVCVLLLAVGALSYRLWKLRQVGGTAAILRDYPADGGHGWRHGVMRYRGGEAGFYRLSSMRWWPDRRLSRRGLEVVSRRPPRGDEFDIMTDQIVILELRDISPERRQGYEIALDRGALTAFTSWHESRPSPRARRRNY
- a CDS encoding DNA-3-methyladenine glycosylase 2 family protein, whose amino-acid sequence is MHEDFDRCYRAVQSKDARFDGWFVTAVLTTGIYCRPSCPVRPPFARNMRFYPTAAAAQAAGFRACKRCRPDASPGSPEWNVRGDIVARCMRLIADGIVDREGVTGLAARVGYTSRQLQRIMQTELGANPLALARAQRTQTARVLIETTELPFADVAFAAGFASIRQFNDTVRTVCDLTPTQLRLRARNRFATEVSAAPGVLSLRLPVRTPFSYEGLFGHLAASAVTGLEEVRDGQFRRTLRLPHGHGVVGLTPQPDHVRCQLVLDDFRDLSAAIARCRRLLDLDADPEAVVDALQADPGLAAVVAKAPGQRIPRTVDEAELALRVVIGQQVSIKAAGTHVGRLVAQYGTPISDESGGLTHVFPDVFDLTGLDPGHLAMPTSRKRTVTALAAAIADGDLILDPGSDWERARAQLLALPGIGPWTTEVIAMRGLGDPDAFPATDLGVRAAADHLGLPTNGLVEHSIRWRPWRAYATQHLWTTLDHAVNEWPPHDHEEKS